A genomic window from Planococcus rifietoensis includes:
- a CDS encoding FtsW/RodA/SpoVE family cell cycle protein — protein MQTNKSFSDRFDWSLTFILFLFFIVSLVAISSAQTSGQYLTNFVPRQALFYIVSAGMIAVLMYFDTDQYKKMAYYLYGAGILLLLALMIAPDGQGQIAQPINGAKAWFHTPFVNIQPAEFMKTFYILALAKMISSHHEHHLLSTIKTDLLLLGKIAFMLAVPLGFILLQPDLGTALVFIAITLAIVVVSGISWKIILPSFGGVALIGVTLLWMTLNMQELLGRFGLKPYMFERIYTWLDPYSYAESGGYNLIAALNAIGSGEVFGKGYQGRQVYVPENHTDFIFTVISEDFGFIGASAVIILFFMLIYHLTKITLQFKDTFSTYVCAGIIAMITFHVFQNIGMTIQLLPITGIPLPFISYGGSSLIGNMLALGVVFSMRFHHKNYMFDRSSQNS, from the coding sequence ATGCAAACTAACAAGAGCTTTTCCGATCGTTTCGATTGGTCGCTCACCTTTATATTGTTCCTGTTTTTCATCGTCAGCTTGGTCGCAATCTCTTCTGCCCAAACTTCAGGGCAGTACTTGACCAATTTCGTCCCGCGACAGGCGCTGTTTTACATCGTGTCGGCCGGGATGATCGCGGTATTGATGTACTTCGATACCGATCAATACAAAAAAATGGCGTATTATTTATACGGAGCGGGCATTTTGCTTTTGCTCGCCTTGATGATTGCACCGGACGGGCAAGGCCAGATCGCACAGCCGATCAATGGCGCAAAAGCCTGGTTCCATACGCCATTCGTCAATATCCAGCCAGCCGAGTTCATGAAAACCTTCTATATTCTAGCGCTCGCGAAAATGATTTCGTCGCATCATGAACATCATTTGCTGAGCACCATCAAAACTGATCTGCTGCTGCTCGGGAAAATCGCCTTCATGCTTGCGGTGCCGCTCGGATTTATCCTGCTCCAGCCTGACCTTGGAACGGCGCTCGTGTTTATCGCCATTACATTGGCCATCGTCGTCGTCTCCGGGATCTCATGGAAAATCATCTTGCCAAGCTTTGGCGGCGTGGCGCTTATCGGCGTCACTTTATTGTGGATGACGCTCAATATGCAGGAGTTGCTGGGACGCTTCGGTTTGAAGCCGTATATGTTTGAGCGGATCTACACCTGGCTTGATCCATATTCCTATGCAGAGTCAGGCGGCTATAACCTGATTGCTGCCTTGAATGCGATCGGTTCCGGGGAAGTGTTCGGAAAAGGCTATCAAGGACGCCAAGTATACGTGCCTGAAAACCACACCGATTTCATCTTCACCGTCATCTCGGAAGATTTCGGCTTTATCGGCGCAAGTGCCGTCATCATTTTGTTCTTTATGCTCATTTACCACTTGACGAAAATCACGCTTCAATTCAAGGATACCTTCAGCACTTACGTGTGCGCAGGGATTATTGCGATGATCACATTCCACGTCTTCCAGAACATCGGCATGACGATCCAATTGCTGCCGATCACCGGAATCCCGCTTCCTTTCATCAGCTATGGGGGCAGTTCCTTGATCGGCAATATGCTCGCGCTCGGCGTCGTCTTCAGCATGCGGTTCCACCACAAGAATTATATGTTCGACCGCTCAAGCCAAAATTCATAA
- a CDS encoding D-alanine--D-alanine ligase, translated as MKKRIGLLYGGKSAEHEVSLTTASAFSKALDFDKYEVYPIYITQEGEWRKGTPLAGPVSSIEELQIEGEAERKNDISSFLPNGQEPALDVIIPLLHGPNGEDGTVQGLLEVMNLPYVGNGVLASSAGMDKVVMKQLFEQAGLHQTPYVYFLRRDWKNSQDLWLDKVEQELTWPVFVKPANLGSSVGISKAESREELIAAVEEALKFDRKIVIEQGVVGREIEVGVLGNDEPECSVAGEIKPLKAFYDYQAKYKDGNTAMIIPAELPEAVYAELVDSAKKAFKILDCTGLVRADFFVTDAHEIIINEVNTLPGFTPYSMFPLLWQHTGLEYPDLIEKLIALAIERFEEKQLLQFKMD; from the coding sequence ATGAAAAAACGAATTGGGCTTTTATACGGCGGCAAATCCGCTGAACACGAAGTATCGTTGACAACAGCGAGCGCATTCTCTAAAGCGCTTGATTTTGATAAATACGAAGTTTACCCGATCTACATCACACAAGAAGGCGAATGGCGAAAAGGTACTCCTTTAGCTGGGCCTGTTTCTTCTATAGAAGAGCTTCAAATTGAAGGGGAAGCGGAACGTAAAAACGATATCTCCAGTTTCCTTCCAAATGGCCAAGAACCGGCGCTCGACGTCATCATTCCGCTGCTCCACGGGCCGAACGGAGAAGACGGCACGGTACAAGGTTTGCTCGAAGTGATGAATTTGCCGTATGTCGGAAACGGCGTTCTTGCATCATCAGCAGGCATGGACAAAGTCGTCATGAAGCAATTGTTCGAACAAGCCGGTCTGCACCAGACACCTTACGTCTATTTCCTGCGCCGCGATTGGAAAAACAGCCAGGATTTGTGGTTGGATAAAGTCGAGCAGGAGTTAACGTGGCCAGTATTCGTCAAGCCGGCAAACCTCGGTTCAAGTGTCGGCATCAGCAAAGCCGAATCGCGTGAAGAACTGATTGCCGCGGTGGAAGAAGCACTTAAATTCGACCGGAAGATCGTCATTGAACAAGGCGTCGTCGGCCGTGAAATCGAAGTCGGCGTGCTCGGCAACGATGAGCCGGAATGCTCGGTGGCAGGTGAAATCAAACCGTTGAAAGCTTTCTATGATTACCAGGCAAAATACAAAGATGGCAACACGGCGATGATCATCCCGGCAGAACTGCCGGAAGCGGTATATGCAGAACTCGTCGATTCTGCAAAAAAAGCGTTCAAGATCCTCGATTGCACAGGGCTTGTTCGCGCAGACTTTTTCGTGACCGATGCACATGAAATCATCATCAACGAAGTCAATACCTTGCCGGGCTTTACGCCGTATAGCATGTTCCCGCTGTTGTGGCAGCATACCGGCCTTGAGTATCCGGACCTGATCGAGAAACTTATCGCACTTGCTATTGAACGTTTTGAAGAAAAACAATTATTGCAATTTAAAATGGATTGA
- a CDS encoding UDP-N-acetylmuramoyl-tripeptide--D-alanyl-D-alanine ligase, translating into MKKTIEQIAGWLDIKTNLKGIEVTGVSINTRTLKPGDLFIPFRGENANGHKYVRYAIEAGAAAALWQRDEPEPPSDLPLLIVDDCEKALQEMARAYRNELKATVIGITGSNGKTSTKDLVASVLKPYYKVQKTQGNFNNELGLPLTILSLDEDTKYVVLEMGMSGFGQIQFLSELARPDYAVITNIGEAHMQDLGSREGIAEAKFEIVAGLEQHGKLFYDGDEPLLLPFVEDFTQAVSFGFGPDNELSVTDIKATEDGSSFLVNGIIDAKFAIPVLGEHQVKNTLPAILIALEAGLTEEEIRRSLKNAALTDMRMQLVPADNGAIFINDAYNAAPTSVKAALNFIRETTMKETKWAVLGDMLELGEHEQRFHEELASSIGPELEGVCLFGPRMKWLYDKLATSYEGKLLWSEDNYGPIIDLLKKNVGKETAVLVKGSRGMALEKVIEPFIGQ; encoded by the coding sequence ATGAAAAAAACGATTGAACAGATAGCCGGTTGGCTGGATATCAAGACGAATTTAAAAGGGATTGAAGTGACTGGCGTGTCGATCAATACGCGGACGCTGAAGCCGGGCGATTTGTTCATTCCGTTCCGCGGCGAAAATGCCAATGGGCATAAATATGTCCGCTATGCGATCGAAGCGGGAGCTGCCGCTGCATTATGGCAGCGCGACGAACCGGAGCCGCCGTCCGATTTGCCGTTATTGATCGTTGACGATTGCGAAAAGGCGTTGCAGGAAATGGCGCGCGCTTACCGCAACGAACTCAAGGCGACCGTGATCGGCATTACCGGATCCAACGGCAAAACTTCGACAAAAGATTTGGTCGCGAGCGTCTTGAAGCCATACTATAAAGTCCAGAAAACACAAGGCAATTTCAATAATGAACTCGGGCTGCCGCTGACGATTCTGTCGTTGGATGAAGACACCAAATACGTTGTCCTTGAGATGGGCATGAGCGGCTTCGGGCAGATTCAGTTCTTGTCTGAGCTGGCACGACCGGATTATGCGGTCATCACCAATATCGGCGAAGCGCATATGCAGGACCTCGGATCGAGAGAAGGCATCGCCGAGGCGAAGTTCGAAATCGTCGCCGGGCTCGAACAGCACGGCAAACTTTTCTATGACGGCGATGAGCCTTTGCTATTGCCGTTTGTCGAAGATTTTACACAAGCGGTATCGTTCGGCTTTGGCCCGGATAATGAATTGAGCGTGACCGATATCAAAGCGACCGAAGACGGCAGCAGCTTCTTGGTCAACGGCATTATCGACGCGAAGTTCGCCATCCCCGTGCTTGGCGAACATCAGGTGAAAAACACCTTGCCTGCGATCTTGATCGCCCTAGAAGCCGGATTGACGGAAGAAGAAATCCGCCGCTCGTTGAAAAATGCTGCGCTGACCGATATGCGCATGCAGCTGGTCCCGGCTGATAACGGGGCGATTTTCATCAACGACGCATACAATGCGGCGCCAACTTCCGTAAAAGCGGCACTGAACTTTATCCGCGAAACGACAATGAAAGAAACGAAATGGGCAGTGCTCGGCGATATGCTGGAACTTGGCGAACACGAACAGCGCTTCCACGAAGAGCTGGCAAGTTCGATCGGCCCGGAACTCGAAGGCGTTTGCTTGTTTGGCCCGCGCATGAAATGGCTGTATGATAAATTGGCCACTTCGTATGAAGGGAAATTGTTGTGGAGCGAAGACAATTACGGCCCGATCATCGACCTTTTGAAGAAGAACGTCGGTAAAGAGACTGCTGTCCTCGTCAAAGGTTCGCGCGGCATGGCGCTTGAAAAAGTCATTGAACCGTTCATCGGCCAATGA
- a CDS encoding alpha/beta hydrolase: MKTGVLCIHGFTGGPFEVEPFADYLNEQTDWVIEIPTLPGHGEKLELGEQSAEVWMMEAELALKRLKAKADRVIIVGFSMGGLIALYLSMRYKIDRLVLLSAAVKYISPAQIREEVRDAMRDVLGRRINQNALFHLYEYKFRNTPIRSTIEFLRVVKTVEPYYHLIDVPAFIVQGEKDSVVPPSAAQHIYDHLGSKEKHLYHSATGKHLICYSDDAAEWFPKALEFMRQGQ; this comes from the coding sequence ATGAAAACCGGCGTCTTGTGCATCCATGGGTTTACCGGAGGACCTTTTGAAGTCGAGCCGTTTGCCGATTACTTGAACGAGCAGACGGATTGGGTCATTGAGATTCCGACATTGCCAGGACATGGTGAAAAGCTTGAGCTCGGTGAACAAAGTGCAGAAGTCTGGATGATGGAAGCGGAGCTGGCGTTAAAACGACTGAAGGCGAAAGCTGACCGCGTCATCATCGTCGGCTTCTCAATGGGCGGGCTGATCGCACTTTACTTGTCGATGCGCTATAAAATCGACCGGCTCGTGTTATTGAGTGCGGCCGTGAAATACATCAGCCCGGCGCAGATCCGGGAAGAAGTGCGGGATGCGATGCGCGATGTGCTCGGCAGGCGCATCAACCAAAATGCGTTGTTCCATCTATATGAATACAAATTTCGCAATACCCCGATCCGTTCAACAATCGAGTTCCTGCGCGTCGTCAAGACTGTGGAACCGTATTATCATTTGATCGATGTGCCGGCGTTCATCGTCCAAGGTGAAAAGGACAGCGTCGTTCCGCCGTCCGCGGCTCAGCATATATACGATCACCTCGGTTCAAAAGAAAAGCATCTTTATCACTCGGCAACCGGCAAGCATTTGATCTGCTATAGCGACGATGCTGCCGAATGGTTTCCGAAAGCCTTGGAATTCATGCGTCAAGGACAGTAA
- a CDS encoding DEAD/DEAH box helicase, translating into MVKFTELNISETTLKSVRRMGFEEATPIQEGTIRLGMEGKDIIGQAQTGTGKTTAFGIPLIEKIDTRDGNVQGLVIAPTRELAIQVSEELYNLGKDKNVRILSVFGGQEIGRQIRALKNRPQIIVGTPGRLLDHINRRTLKLENVNTLVLDEADEMLNMGFIEDIQSIMSNVPDTRQTLLFSATMPDPIRRIAEKFMKTPEIVKIKSKEMTVENIEQFFVKSVEREKFDILSRLLNVQQPELAIVFGRTKRRVDELAHALNLRGYLAEGIHGDLSQAKRMSVLKQFKANKIDILVATDVAARGLDISGVSHVYNFDIPQDPESYVHRIGRTGRAGKKGVAVTFVTPREMGYLSIVERTTKKKMEALVPPTADEAVIGLQRVAMEQLETMTEKNNLGSYRELATEMLDKHDAVDLVAAALKTLTKDPEDAPVQITEERPLPSRGGGGYKGKGGGRSSGGGYKGKGGSGRPSSGGYKGRRESSSSSRPSGGGRPGRTRRHES; encoded by the coding sequence TTGGTTAAATTTACAGAATTAAACATCAGCGAAACAACATTGAAATCCGTAAGACGTATGGGCTTTGAGGAAGCGACACCTATCCAGGAAGGCACAATCCGCCTAGGCATGGAAGGCAAAGACATTATCGGACAAGCACAAACAGGTACTGGTAAAACAACCGCTTTCGGTATTCCGTTGATCGAGAAAATCGACACACGCGACGGAAATGTGCAAGGTTTGGTCATTGCACCGACACGCGAATTGGCGATCCAAGTTTCTGAAGAACTTTACAACCTAGGTAAAGACAAAAACGTGCGCATCTTGTCCGTATTCGGAGGCCAGGAAATCGGCCGCCAGATCCGCGCTTTGAAAAACCGCCCTCAAATCATCGTCGGCACACCTGGTCGTTTGCTTGACCATATCAACCGCCGCACGCTGAAGCTTGAAAACGTCAATACACTTGTGTTGGATGAAGCTGATGAAATGCTGAACATGGGATTCATCGAAGACATTCAGTCAATCATGTCGAATGTCCCAGATACCCGTCAGACGCTTCTGTTCTCTGCAACAATGCCGGATCCGATCCGCCGCATCGCAGAAAAATTCATGAAGACACCTGAAATTGTCAAAATCAAGTCGAAAGAAATGACTGTCGAAAACATCGAGCAGTTCTTCGTGAAATCCGTAGAACGCGAGAAGTTCGACATCCTTTCCCGCTTGTTGAATGTTCAACAGCCGGAGCTTGCGATCGTCTTCGGACGTACGAAGCGCCGCGTTGATGAATTGGCGCACGCATTGAATCTCCGCGGCTATTTGGCTGAAGGAATTCACGGCGACCTTAGCCAAGCGAAACGTATGTCTGTTTTGAAGCAATTCAAAGCAAACAAAATCGATATCCTTGTTGCGACTGACGTAGCGGCACGCGGTCTTGATATCTCAGGCGTATCTCACGTATACAACTTCGATATCCCGCAAGATCCTGAAAGCTATGTTCACCGCATTGGCCGTACTGGCCGTGCAGGCAAAAAAGGCGTAGCCGTCACTTTCGTTACACCACGCGAAATGGGCTACTTGTCGATCGTCGAAAGAACGACGAAGAAGAAAATGGAAGCTCTAGTTCCTCCGACTGCTGACGAAGCAGTTATCGGACTTCAGCGTGTTGCGATGGAACAATTGGAAACAATGACCGAGAAAAACAACCTTGGCAGCTACCGTGAACTTGCAACAGAAATGTTGGACAAGCACGATGCAGTTGATTTGGTTGCAGCAGCACTTAAAACGCTGACGAAAGATCCGGAAGATGCTCCAGTCCAAATTACTGAAGAGCGCCCATTGCCATCACGTGGCGGTGGCGGCTACAAAGGTAAAGGCGGCGGACGCTCATCCGGCGGCGGATATAAAGGCAAAGGCGGCAGCGGACGTCCATCAAGCGGTGGCTATAAAGGCCGTCGTGAGTCATCAAGCTCAAGCCGTCCTTCAGGTGGAGGGCGTCCAGGACGCACTCGTCGTCACGAATCCTAA
- a CDS encoding PH domain-containing protein, whose protein sequence is MNHQPKNRISRKGLTVWRLYGMIETAVVAVLLAGVGTLTYFFEWPNWIYAAAGGVLLLFAFLFIYLFPKIRWERWRYEVRDQEIELQHGLFIVKRTLVPMVRVQHVDTEQGPILRKYDLSEISISTAATTHTIPALITEEADELRSRISVLARVAEDDV, encoded by the coding sequence ATGAACCATCAACCGAAAAACCGGATCTCACGAAAAGGGCTCACTGTCTGGCGCCTCTATGGAATGATCGAGACGGCGGTCGTCGCTGTACTGCTGGCAGGTGTAGGCACCCTTACATATTTCTTTGAGTGGCCCAACTGGATTTATGCAGCAGCGGGTGGCGTCTTATTGCTGTTCGCATTCCTGTTCATCTATTTGTTCCCGAAGATCCGCTGGGAAAGATGGCGCTACGAAGTGCGTGACCAGGAAATCGAATTGCAGCACGGCTTATTCATTGTCAAACGGACGCTTGTGCCGATGGTCCGCGTCCAGCATGTCGACACAGAACAAGGGCCCATCCTTAGGAAGTACGACCTGTCGGAGATCTCCATTTCGACTGCCGCAACAACCCATACCATTCCAGCATTGATAACGGAAGAAGCGGATGAATTGCGCTCCCGTATTTCCGTGCTCGCAAGGGTGGCGGAAGATGATGTCTGA
- a CDS encoding PH domain-containing protein, translating to MSETRYKLHPISALINFLKGLKELILPFVIIFGANLFREDGISGMFNQGWQGLLPLLIGGVVLLFMLIAGIIKWKRFVYWFEDGELRIEYGLFVKKKRYIPFERIQSLNYTEGIFHRPLGLVKVKVETAGSGKAGQSEAELTAIYRAEADRIEQEMHMAKRGYAAQGDEKLYGPAEAEPLQEEVAEEPARVLYRMSMKELLVLATTSGGIGVVISGVALFLSQFAELIPYDAIYEEVMLFMRFGYLVVALTVFAGLLLAWVISVAMTLIANYQFTIHADDERIYITRGLLEKKKVSVPFNRVQGIKMTQNPLRQLFGYVNVTVESAGGTLADKDEKIRLFPLVKQEKMKPVLDELFPDFDWSPELTRLPKRSRPFFYRLSIGWLVPAFAALGYFFYPYGLWAIAVVPVIIAIGLWQHRSAGYAISGRQLTAQFRGISLHRFYMLKKRIQVVAVTRTIFQRRRDVASVHATIKSGMLGATALVPNLAREDAEHILAWYEPSRQRQAMDQQSAKNPQPNELG from the coding sequence ATGTCTGAGACACGCTATAAACTGCATCCGATTTCTGCACTTATTAATTTCCTGAAAGGTTTAAAAGAATTGATCTTGCCTTTCGTCATCATTTTCGGCGCGAATTTATTCCGTGAGGACGGGATCTCCGGCATGTTCAACCAAGGTTGGCAGGGTTTATTGCCGCTGCTCATCGGGGGCGTTGTGCTGTTGTTCATGTTGATTGCCGGCATCATCAAATGGAAACGCTTCGTCTATTGGTTTGAAGATGGGGAGTTGCGGATCGAGTACGGATTGTTTGTTAAAAAGAAACGCTATATCCCGTTTGAACGAATCCAAAGCTTAAATTACACGGAAGGGATTTTCCACCGTCCGCTTGGGCTCGTCAAGGTGAAAGTCGAAACTGCAGGATCCGGAAAAGCGGGGCAGTCGGAAGCGGAACTGACTGCTATTTACCGTGCGGAAGCCGACCGTATCGAACAGGAAATGCATATGGCGAAGCGGGGCTACGCGGCGCAGGGGGATGAAAAACTCTACGGGCCGGCCGAAGCAGAGCCGCTGCAAGAAGAAGTCGCTGAAGAACCGGCACGCGTATTGTACCGGATGAGCATGAAGGAATTATTGGTGCTCGCCACGACTTCCGGGGGGATCGGCGTCGTTATTTCCGGTGTCGCCTTATTCCTATCGCAGTTTGCCGAATTGATTCCCTACGACGCAATCTACGAAGAAGTCATGCTGTTCATGCGTTTCGGCTATCTAGTCGTTGCATTGACCGTATTTGCCGGGCTATTGCTTGCGTGGGTCATTTCGGTGGCCATGACACTCATCGCCAATTATCAATTCACCATCCATGCAGACGATGAACGGATTTATATTACACGCGGCTTATTGGAGAAGAAAAAAGTCTCTGTGCCATTCAACCGCGTGCAAGGCATTAAAATGACGCAAAATCCGCTGCGCCAATTATTCGGCTATGTCAACGTCACGGTCGAAAGTGCGGGGGGCACATTGGCCGATAAAGATGAGAAAATCCGTTTGTTCCCGCTGGTGAAGCAAGAGAAGATGAAGCCAGTCCTGGATGAATTGTTCCCAGATTTCGACTGGTCTCCCGAATTGACCCGCTTGCCGAAAAGAAGCCGCCCGTTCTTTTACCGTCTGTCGATCGGCTGGCTCGTGCCGGCATTCGCGGCGCTCGGCTATTTCTTCTATCCTTATGGCCTATGGGCTATTGCGGTCGTGCCGGTCATCATTGCCATTGGCCTCTGGCAGCACCGTTCAGCGGGTTATGCCATCTCTGGCCGCCAATTGACGGCGCAGTTCCGCGGCATTAGCCTGCACCGCTTCTATATGCTGAAAAAACGCATCCAAGTGGTTGCGGTGACGCGGACCATTTTCCAGCGCCGCCGCGATGTCGCGTCTGTCCATGCCACGATCAAATCGGGCATGCTCGGAGCCACGGCGCTCGTGCCGAATTTGGCGCGGGAAGATGCCGAACACATTCTTGCCTGGTATGAACCGTCCAGGCAGCGCCAGGCAATGGATCAGCAATCAGCGAAAAACCCTCAGCCGAATGAACTCGGCTGA
- a CDS encoding rhomboid family intramembrane serine protease, translated as MFIRRESFSQYLRMYPVVSTLIALNVLIHLLTFLPMLGEYIYYYGVGSNFHIANGEWWRFVTPIFLHGGFMHLLFNMFSLFLFGPELERLTGKMRFITIYMLAGLFASAATYFLQPLDYVHVGASGAIFGIFGAFGALVYYGGRALPQLKQIILPIIVISIVMTFVTPNINVTAHIAGMITGFLIGLSYFHPKRIVSWRAKNRR; from the coding sequence TTGTTTATCAGAAGAGAAAGCTTTTCACAGTACCTAAGAATGTATCCCGTCGTCTCGACATTGATTGCGTTGAATGTCCTCATTCACTTGCTGACATTTTTGCCGATGCTTGGCGAATACATTTACTATTATGGCGTGGGGTCGAACTTCCACATCGCAAACGGCGAATGGTGGCGCTTCGTGACGCCGATCTTCCTCCACGGCGGATTTATGCATTTGTTGTTCAATATGTTCTCGCTGTTCCTGTTCGGGCCGGAACTTGAGCGTTTGACCGGCAAGATGCGTTTCATCACCATTTATATGCTGGCCGGGCTTTTCGCATCGGCAGCCACATATTTCCTGCAGCCGCTCGATTATGTACATGTTGGAGCAAGCGGCGCGATCTTCGGGATCTTCGGTGCATTCGGTGCGCTCGTCTATTACGGCGGCCGTGCGTTGCCGCAGCTCAAACAAATTATACTCCCGATTATCGTCATTAGTATAGTCATGACATTTGTGACGCCGAACATCAATGTTACGGCCCACATCGCAGGCATGATTACCGGTTTCCTGATTGGGCTTAGCTATTTCCACCCAAAACGCATCGTCAGCTGGCGCGCAAAAAACCGCCGCTGA
- the acpS gene encoding holo-ACP synthase, with protein MITGIGLDIVELERIRKLDERSSKFRERVLTESELAEYLLLKNTRRTEFLAGRFAAKEAFAKARGTGIGAACPFSDMEIRKDENGKPGMFFRGAECGFVSITHSKEFAAAQVVLQTE; from the coding sequence ATGATAACAGGAATCGGTCTTGATATTGTCGAGCTGGAGAGAATCCGCAAGCTCGATGAAAGATCTTCGAAATTCCGCGAGCGTGTCCTGACTGAATCGGAACTTGCCGAGTATCTTCTATTAAAGAATACACGCAGAACCGAATTTTTGGCAGGGCGTTTTGCGGCGAAAGAAGCGTTCGCCAAAGCCCGCGGTACCGGAATCGGCGCAGCATGCCCTTTTTCGGATATGGAAATCAGAAAAGATGAAAATGGCAAACCCGGCATGTTTTTCCGCGGTGCGGAATGCGGGTTCGTTTCGATCACCCATTCAAAAGAATTTGCCGCCGCGCAAGTTGTTTTGCAAACCGAATGA
- the alr gene encoding alanine racemase, whose protein sequence is MEMYRPTKVVINLEAIRSNLAAFQKRAGDAKVIAVVKADGYGHGAEEIARTAVDCGVRMLAVATPDEALILRRAGIEQELLVMGAVPAAFVPVAQRENIIVTALSLEWIEAAEKAVVPGEPLRVHLKVDTGMGRLGIQPEEAGAAFAKLASEKFSFDGIFTHFAAADERDPSLFEQQVERMNGVLEQLPEGVMVHVSNSAAALMHPSVACDAVRIGISLYGIAPSPYVGEHSPIALEPALSMETQIVHIKKVQPGATISYGATYQSEEEEWIATLPVGYADGMLRGLQGQEVLVRGERVPIVGRICMDQCMIRLKEQLPVGEPVQLIGRQRGGEVLIDEWAEKLGTIPYEIPCILTKRVPRVYVNGTKNAGSPFQSNDSMVR, encoded by the coding sequence ATGGAAATGTATCGACCGACAAAAGTAGTCATCAACTTAGAAGCAATCCGCAGTAATCTGGCGGCATTCCAAAAACGTGCTGGCGACGCCAAAGTGATCGCAGTCGTCAAAGCGGACGGCTATGGACACGGAGCAGAAGAAATTGCCCGAACTGCTGTTGATTGCGGCGTGCGCATGCTCGCGGTCGCTACGCCAGATGAAGCATTGATATTGCGCCGTGCAGGAATCGAGCAGGAACTCCTCGTAATGGGGGCAGTGCCTGCTGCATTCGTGCCTGTTGCGCAGCGCGAAAATATCATCGTCACCGCCTTGTCGCTCGAGTGGATTGAAGCGGCGGAAAAAGCAGTTGTGCCAGGAGAGCCGCTGCGCGTGCATTTAAAAGTCGATACGGGAATGGGGCGTCTTGGCATACAGCCTGAAGAAGCAGGGGCGGCATTCGCTAAACTGGCTTCGGAAAAATTTTCATTCGATGGCATCTTTACTCATTTCGCGGCAGCAGACGAGCGGGATCCGTCGCTTTTTGAACAGCAAGTTGAACGGATGAATGGCGTCTTGGAGCAATTGCCGGAAGGAGTCATGGTTCATGTGTCGAATAGCGCGGCCGCACTTATGCATCCATCTGTCGCTTGCGATGCTGTACGGATTGGCATCTCGCTTTACGGCATCGCGCCCTCGCCTTACGTCGGCGAACATTCACCGATCGCGCTTGAGCCGGCATTGAGTATGGAAACGCAAATCGTCCATATCAAGAAAGTGCAGCCCGGGGCGACAATCAGCTATGGCGCGACGTATCAGAGTGAAGAGGAAGAATGGATCGCCACGCTTCCTGTCGGCTATGCAGATGGCATGCTGCGCGGCTTGCAAGGGCAAGAAGTGCTGGTGCGCGGCGAACGGGTACCGATTGTCGGGCGCATCTGCATGGATCAATGCATGATCCGCTTGAAAGAACAGCTTCCAGTCGGAGAGCCGGTCCAGTTGATCGGCCGCCAAAGGGGCGGGGAAGTCTTGATCGACGAATGGGCCGAAAAGCTGGGCACAATCCCCTATGAGATCCCTTGTATTTTGACAAAGCGGGTTCCGCGCGTCTATGTGAATGGCACCAAAAATGCCGGATCGCCTTTTCAGTCGAACGATTCAATGGTAAGATGA
- a CDS encoding type II toxin-antitoxin system PemK/MazF family toxin gives MIVKRGDVFFAELSPVVGSEQGGTRPVLVIQNDIGNRFSPTVIIAAITAQIQKAKLPTHVEINAKKYGFERDSVILLEQLRTIDKSRLTDKITQLDDALMEKVDEALEISVGLVKF, from the coding sequence TTGATTGTAAAACGCGGGGATGTTTTTTTCGCAGAATTATCACCGGTCGTCGGGTCTGAGCAAGGCGGGACCCGTCCGGTCTTGGTGATACAAAACGATATCGGGAACCGGTTTAGTCCCACAGTGATCATTGCGGCAATCACCGCCCAGATCCAGAAAGCCAAATTGCCGACCCACGTGGAAATCAACGCCAAAAAATACGGCTTTGAGCGTGATTCTGTTATTTTGCTTGAACAATTGCGGACGATTGATAAATCGCGTTTGACCGATAAGATTACACAGCTGGACGATGCGTTGATGGAAAAGGTGGACGAAGCCTTGGAAATCAGTGTCGGACTTGTAAAGTTTTAG